From a region of the Eretmochelys imbricata isolate rEreImb1 chromosome 6, rEreImb1.hap1, whole genome shotgun sequence genome:
- the CEND1 gene encoding cell cycle exit and neuronal differentiation protein 1 — protein sequence MESKGSTRSGSKPDAKAASSGKPEKPNPGPAMNADKKETPSKEQPAPVATTKKAASEAAALNNHSNLKSSPAAPEVQEATGQSPDSEHKENGAEESSGSVFDNVKPLAIVGGVVVAAIAIILGVAFLARKK from the coding sequence ATGGAATCTAAAGGAAGCACCCGAAGTGGAAGCAAACCTGATGCCAAGGCCGCCAGCTCAGGAAAGCCAGAGAAGCCCAACCCCGGGCCTGCTATGAACGCAGACAAGAAGGAAACCCCCTCCAAGGAGCAGCCCGCCCCTGTGGCCACAACGAAGAAGGCAGCCAGCGAGGCAGCTGCACTGAATAACCACAGCAATCTGAAATCCAGCCCTGCGGCCCCGGAGGTGCAAGAGGCCACCGGCCAGTCCCCTGACTCTGAGCACAAGGAAAACGGCGCAGAGGAATCCTCAGGCAGTGTCTTCGACAACGTGAAGCCACTGGCCATTGTTGGAGGTGTGGTGGTGGCTGCCATTGCTATAATTCTGGGAGTGGCATTCCTAGCCCGGAAAAAATGA